A DNA window from Camelina sativa cultivar DH55 chromosome 13, Cs, whole genome shotgun sequence contains the following coding sequences:
- the LOC104735300 gene encoding protein slowmo homolog: protein MVKAYRQEHVYKHPWERVSAASWRKFADPENKRILSHILEVDTLNRRLDTDTGKLHTTRALTIHAPGPWFLHRIIGQDICHCVESTVVDGKSRSMQLTTKNISLKKFIEVEERIRYDPHPENPSAWTVCSQETSIRIKPLSALASMAEKVEQKCAEKFMQNSAKGREVMERICKYMEAESAPI from the exons ATGGTAAAAGCATACAGACAAGAGCATGTGTACAAGCATCCGTGGGAGCGGGTGAGTGCTGCCTCATGGAGGAAGTTTGCAGACCCTGAAAACAAACGAATCCTCTCTCACATCCTTGAAGTCGACACCTTGAACCGGAGACTTGACACTGACACCGGTAAACTACACACCACGCGTGCTCTCACCATCCATGCTCCTGGTCCTTGGTTTCTCCACCGGATCATTGGCCAGGACATCTGTCACTGTGTTGAATCTACTGTTGTCGATGGCAAATCACGTTCTATGCAG CTAACAACAAAGAACATTAGTCTCAAAAAGTTCATTGAAGTGGAGGAGAGGATAAGATATGATCCGCATCCAGAAAATCCATCGGCCTGGACGGTTTGTAGCCAGGAGACGAGCATTAGGATCAAACCCTTGTCGGCTCTGGCCTCAATGGCTGAGAAAGTTGAGCAGAAGTGCGCTGAGAAATTCATGCAGAATAGCGCTAAAGGACGAGAGGTTATGGAGAGGATTTGTAAGTATATGGAAGCAGAATCCGCTCCAATCTAA
- the LOC104735301 gene encoding probable WRKY transcription factor 75: MEGYDNGSLYAPSFLSLKSLSKRDHELHDQGEEDEGSKARSEGSSRSNIELKKKGKKKQRCAFQTRSQVDILDDGYRWRKYGQKAVKNNKFPRSYYRCTYKGCNVKKQVQRLTADQEVVVTTYEGVHSHPIEKSTENFEHILTQMQIYSSF, translated from the exons ATGGAGGGATATGATAACGGGTCGTTGTATGCTCCGTCGTTTTTGTCGCTAAAATCTCTATCAAAACGGGATCATGAGTTGCATGATCAAGGCGAAGAAGATGAGGGATCAAAGGCTAGATCAGAAGGTAGTTCGAGAAGCAATATCGAGTTGAAaaagaaggggaagaagaaacaaaggtgTGCGTTTCAGACAAGGAGCCAAGTTGATATTCTTGATGATGGTTATCGTTGGAGGAAGTATGGACAAAAGGCCGTCAAGAACAACAAGTTCCCTAG GAGTTACTATAGGTGCACATATAAAGGATGCAACGTGAAGAAGCAAGTGCAAAGATTAACAGCGGACCAAGAAGTCGTCGTAACAACCTACGAAGGAGTGCATTCGCATCCCATCGAGAAATCCACCGAAAATTTTGAGCATATTCTCACTcaaatgcaaatctactcttctttttaa